A genomic window from Arthrobacter globiformis includes:
- a CDS encoding uridine kinase family protein, which produces MKPEVGEPGAGPWQAESLEGVVRRLLPAAGHRPDRPWIVAVDGRSGAGKTTLVGRLLAQVPDSDVVHTDDVAWHLSFFDWADELREGLLEPLLQGEAVHYRPPGWVARKRPGAIALPAGRSVVWVEGSGSSRRALSDLIDASIWVQCDNLVARRRLLVRDGKEEEDLHREWEEQEIPFLLEDRPWERATVIVAGRPALEHDPNTQVVIAKPASACAEIT; this is translated from the coding sequence ATGAAACCGGAAGTCGGCGAACCCGGTGCAGGACCTTGGCAAGCGGAGTCACTGGAAGGCGTGGTGCGGCGGCTACTGCCGGCAGCAGGACACCGTCCGGACCGCCCCTGGATTGTAGCGGTAGATGGAAGGAGCGGGGCCGGCAAGACCACCCTGGTCGGTCGTCTACTGGCTCAAGTGCCGGACTCAGATGTCGTTCACACGGACGATGTAGCGTGGCATCTCTCGTTTTTTGACTGGGCCGATGAACTCCGTGAGGGTCTCCTCGAACCCCTGCTCCAAGGCGAGGCAGTCCATTACCGTCCGCCGGGTTGGGTGGCCCGAAAACGTCCAGGTGCCATAGCCCTACCTGCCGGGCGTTCCGTGGTGTGGGTGGAGGGGAGCGGATCATCACGGCGAGCGCTCTCCGACCTGATCGACGCTTCGATCTGGGTGCAGTGCGACAACCTGGTAGCCCGGCGTCGTCTCCTGGTGCGAGATGGCAAGGAGGAAGAAGACCTGCACAGGGAGTGGGAAGAACAAGAAATTCCCTTCCTACTCGAAGACCGGCCATGGGAGCGCGCCACAGTGATCGTCGCCGGAAGGCCGGCCCTGGAGCACGACCCGAATACCCAGGTAGTGATCGCTAAGCCGGCATCAGCATGCGCGGAGATCACCTAA